One window of the Pseudomonas lurida genome contains the following:
- a CDS encoding SulP family inorganic anion transporter gives MRAAQLKAVLPRELLASVVVFLVALPLCMGIAIASGMPPAKGLITGIIGGLVVGWLAGSPLQVSGPAAGLAVLVFELVRQHGMLMLGPILLLAGFLQLVAGRLRLGCWFRVTAPAVVYGMLAGIGVLIVLSQIHVMLDGAPKPSGLDNLTGFPAALAEAIPTLGGGLGWQAGLLGLSTMLVMYAWDKCRPQTLRFVPGALLGVGLTTVVSLILALQVKRVEVPENLADAIDWLRPSDLLNLADPQLLIAAFAVAFIASAETLLSAAAVDRMHSGQRSDFDKELSAQGVGNMLCGLVGALPMTGVIVRSSANVQAGATTRLSAMFHGLWLLAFVLLLSSVLQSIPVASLAGVLVYTGIKLVDVKAFKALGRYGRMPMFTYAATALAIIFTDLLTGVLVGFGLTLVKLAFKASRLKVSLIDLPQEGEMELRLTGAATFLKVPALTQVLSTVPAGSTVHVPLNNLSYIDHSCLELLEEWGRANAAKGSKLVIEARGLKRRLEGRVRTTTGIGSAASTG, from the coding sequence ATGCGTGCTGCTCAATTGAAAGCTGTATTGCCACGGGAGCTGCTCGCTTCCGTGGTTGTGTTTCTGGTCGCCCTGCCCCTGTGCATGGGCATCGCGATCGCCTCCGGCATGCCGCCTGCCAAAGGCCTGATCACCGGGATCATCGGTGGCCTGGTCGTGGGTTGGCTGGCGGGTTCGCCGTTGCAGGTCAGTGGTCCCGCCGCCGGTTTGGCTGTGTTGGTATTCGAACTGGTGCGCCAGCACGGGATGCTGATGCTCGGGCCGATCCTGTTGCTGGCCGGCTTTCTGCAGCTGGTAGCCGGGCGTTTGCGCCTGGGTTGCTGGTTTCGCGTCACGGCCCCGGCGGTGGTATACGGCATGCTGGCGGGGATTGGCGTACTGATTGTGCTATCCCAGATTCACGTGATGCTCGACGGCGCGCCCAAGCCCTCGGGGTTGGACAACTTGACAGGCTTCCCGGCGGCGTTGGCCGAGGCGATCCCGACCCTGGGCGGTGGCCTGGGCTGGCAGGCGGGATTGCTCGGGTTGTCGACGATGCTGGTGATGTACGCCTGGGATAAATGCCGCCCGCAGACGCTGCGCTTTGTGCCCGGCGCCTTGTTGGGCGTGGGCCTGACCACCGTTGTCAGCCTGATCCTGGCGTTGCAGGTCAAGCGCGTCGAGGTCCCGGAGAACCTCGCCGACGCCATCGATTGGTTGCGTCCAAGCGACCTGTTGAACCTCGCAGATCCCCAACTGTTGATCGCTGCTTTTGCGGTCGCGTTTATCGCGAGCGCAGAAACCCTGCTCTCCGCCGCGGCAGTCGACCGCATGCACAGTGGTCAGCGTTCTGATTTCGATAAGGAATTGTCCGCTCAGGGTGTAGGCAACATGCTCTGTGGCCTGGTCGGCGCTTTACCGATGACCGGCGTGATCGTGCGCAGTTCGGCCAACGTGCAAGCCGGTGCTACCACGCGTTTGTCGGCGATGTTCCATGGCCTGTGGCTGCTGGCGTTCGTGCTTCTGCTGTCGAGTGTGCTGCAAAGCATCCCGGTGGCGAGCCTGGCGGGCGTGCTGGTGTACACCGGTATCAAGCTGGTGGACGTCAAGGCGTTCAAGGCGTTGGGCCGCTATGGGCGGATGCCGATGTTCACCTATGCGGCTACGGCGCTGGCGATCATCTTTACCGACCTGCTGACCGGCGTGCTGGTGGGCTTCGGGTTGACGCTGGTCAAGCTGGCATTCAAGGCTTCACGCCTCAAGGTCAGCCTGATCGACTTGCCCCAGGAAGGCGAGATGGAGTTGCGCTTGACCGGTGCGGCGACCTTTCTGAAAGTGCCGGCGTTGACTCAAGTGCTGTCGACGGTGCCTGCGGGGAGCACTGTGCACGTGCCGCTCAATAACCTGAGTTACATCGACCATTCCTGCCTGGAGTTGCTGGAGGAGTGGGGGCGGGCCAATGCGGCCAAGGGCTCGAAGCTGGTGATCGAGGCGCGCGGGTTGAAGCGCCGGTTGGAAGGCAGGGTGCGGACGACGACGGGGATAGGTTCAGCGGCTTCAACAGGCTGA
- the coxB gene encoding cytochrome c oxidase subunit II yields MMRHPHVWMGLLLWSVFGQAHAAWTTNMAPGATEVSHAVFDLHMTIFWICVVIGIIVFGAMFWSMIVHRRSTGQVAAKFHESTTVEILWTVVPLLILIAMAIPATKTLINIYDSSESDIDIQVTGYQWKWHYKYLGQDVEFFSNLATPAEQIHNQATKGEHYLLEVDQPLVLPVGAKVRFLVTAADVIHSWWVPAFAVKRDAIPGFVNEAWTRVEKPGIYRGQCAELCGKDHGFMPIVVEVKSKADYDTWLGERKEEAAKLKELTSKEWTLEELVARGDKVYHTTCVACHQAEGQGLPPMFPALRGSKIATGPKEGHLSIVYHGKPGTAMAAFGKQLSEVDIAAVVTYERNAWGNNKGDMVTPKDVLAIKQAESK; encoded by the coding sequence ATGATGCGACATCCACACGTTTGGATGGGCCTCCTGTTGTGGTCGGTATTCGGCCAGGCACATGCCGCCTGGACAACGAATATGGCGCCAGGGGCGACAGAAGTCAGTCACGCCGTGTTCGACCTGCACATGACCATTTTCTGGATCTGTGTAGTGATCGGCATCATCGTGTTTGGCGCGATGTTCTGGTCGATGATCGTTCATCGCCGGTCCACGGGCCAGGTCGCGGCCAAGTTCCACGAGAGCACTACCGTGGAGATCCTCTGGACCGTCGTGCCCTTGCTGATCCTGATCGCGATGGCCATTCCGGCGACCAAGACCCTGATCAACATCTACGACAGCAGTGAATCGGATATCGATATCCAGGTCACCGGCTACCAGTGGAAGTGGCATTACAAATACCTGGGCCAGGACGTGGAATTCTTCAGCAACCTGGCCACGCCCGCCGAGCAGATCCACAACCAGGCGACCAAGGGCGAACATTACCTGTTGGAGGTTGACCAGCCGCTGGTGTTGCCGGTGGGGGCCAAGGTGCGGTTCCTGGTAACGGCTGCCGACGTGATCCACTCCTGGTGGGTGCCGGCATTTGCGGTCAAGCGCGACGCCATTCCAGGCTTCGTCAACGAGGCCTGGACCCGAGTCGAGAAGCCCGGCATCTACCGCGGCCAGTGCGCCGAGCTGTGCGGCAAGGACCATGGCTTCATGCCCATCGTGGTCGAGGTCAAGTCCAAGGCCGACTATGACACCTGGCTTGGCGAACGCAAGGAAGAAGCGGCCAAGCTCAAGGAGCTGACCTCCAAAGAGTGGACGCTGGAGGAGTTGGTGGCCCGTGGCGACAAGGTCTACCACACCACCTGCGTGGCCTGTCACCAGGCCGAGGGCCAAGGCCTGCCGCCGATGTTCCCCGCGCTCAGGGGCTCCAAGATCGCCACCGGGCCGAAAGAGGGCCATCTGAGCATCGTTTACCACGGCAAGCCTGGCACCGCGATGGCGGCCTTTGGCAAGCAGCTTTCGGAAGTGGATATCGCCGCCGTGGTGACCTACGAGCGCAATGCCTGGGGCAACAACAAGGGCGACATGGTCACGCCTAAAGATGTGCTGGCCATCAAGCAGGCGGAAAGCAAATGA
- the ctaD gene encoding cytochrome c oxidase subunit I: MSTVIDDHGHADHAHGPAKGLMRWVLTTNHKDIGTLYLWFAFTMFLLGGSFAMVIRAELFQPGLQIVEPAFFNQMTTMHGLIMVFGAVMPAFVGLANWMIPLMIGAPDMALPRMNNFSFWLLPAAFLLLVSTLFTPGGGPNFGWTFYAPLSTTYAPESVTFFIFAIHLMGISSIMGAINVVATILNLRAPGMTLMKMPLFVWTWLITAFLLIAVMPVLAGCVTMMLMDIHFGTSFFSAAGGGDPVLFQHVFWFFGHPEVYIMILPAFGAVSSIIPTFSRKPLFGYTSMVYATASIAFLSFIVWAHHMFVVGIPLVGELFFMYATLLIAVPTGVKVFNWVSTMWQGSLTFETPMLFAVAFVILFTIGGFSGLMLAIAPADFQYHDTYFVVAHFHYVLVPGAIFGIFASAYYWLPKWTGHMYDETLGKLHFWLSFVGMNMAFFPMHFVGLAGMPRRVPDYNLQFADFNMVSSIGAFMFGATQIFFLFIVIKCIRGGPPAPAKPWDGAEGLEWSVPSPAPYHTFTTPPEVK; encoded by the coding sequence ATGAGCACTGTGATCGATGACCATGGTCACGCCGACCATGCACACGGCCCCGCCAAAGGGTTGATGCGCTGGGTGCTGACCACCAACCACAAAGACATCGGTACCCTGTACCTGTGGTTCGCCTTCACCATGTTCCTGCTCGGCGGCTCGTTCGCCATGGTGATCCGGGCTGAGCTGTTCCAGCCCGGCTTGCAGATTGTCGAGCCGGCGTTTTTCAACCAGATGACCACCATGCACGGCTTGATCATGGTGTTCGGCGCGGTCATGCCGGCGTTCGTCGGCCTGGCCAACTGGATGATCCCGCTGATGATCGGCGCGCCGGACATGGCCCTGCCGCGCATGAACAACTTCAGCTTCTGGCTGCTCCCGGCGGCGTTCCTGCTGCTGGTCTCGACGCTGTTCACGCCGGGCGGCGGACCGAACTTCGGCTGGACGTTCTACGCCCCGCTCTCCACCACCTACGCGCCGGAAAGCGTGACGTTCTTCATCTTCGCCATCCACCTGATGGGCATCAGCTCGATCATGGGCGCGATTAACGTCGTCGCCACGATCCTCAACCTGCGCGCGCCCGGCATGACGTTGATGAAAATGCCGCTGTTCGTCTGGACCTGGCTGATCACCGCGTTCCTATTGATTGCGGTAATGCCGGTCCTGGCGGGTTGCGTGACCATGATGCTCATGGATATCCACTTCGGCACCAGCTTCTTCAGTGCGGCCGGCGGCGGTGACCCGGTGCTGTTCCAACATGTGTTCTGGTTCTTTGGCCATCCCGAGGTGTACATCATGATCCTGCCGGCGTTTGGCGCCGTCAGCTCGATCATCCCGACCTTTTCGCGCAAGCCATTGTTCGGCTACACCTCAATGGTCTACGCCACGGCGAGCATCGCGTTCCTGTCGTTCATCGTGTGGGCGCACCACATGTTCGTGGTCGGTATTCCATTGGTGGGCGAACTGTTCTTCATGTACGCCACGCTGCTGATCGCCGTGCCGACGGGGGTAAAGGTGTTCAACTGGGTGAGCACCATGTGGCAAGGTTCGCTGACCTTCGAGACGCCGATGCTGTTTGCGGTGGCCTTCGTGATCCTGTTCACCATTGGCGGGTTTTCCGGGCTGATGTTGGCGATTGCGCCGGCGGACTTCCAGTACCACGACACCTATTTCGTGGTGGCGCACTTCCATTACGTACTGGTGCCCGGCGCGATCTTTGGCATCTTCGCCTCGGCCTACTACTGGCTGCCGAAATGGACCGGCCACATGTACGACGAGACCTTGGGCAAGCTGCACTTCTGGCTCTCGTTCGTGGGCATGAACATGGCGTTCTTCCCCATGCACTTCGTTGGGCTGGCGGGCATGCCGCGGCGTGTGCCGGACTACAACCTGCAGTTCGCGGACTTCAACATGGTCTCGTCGATTGGCGCCTTCATGTTTGGCGCTACGCAGATTTTCTTCCTGTTCATTGTGATCAAGTGCATCCGTGGCGGCCCGCCGGCGCCGGCCAAGCCATGGGATGGTGCAGAAGGCCTGGAATGGAGCGTCCCCTCGCCTGCGCCTTACCACACGTTCACCACGCCGCCGGAGGTGAAATGA
- a CDS encoding cytochrome c oxidase assembly protein, protein MAESVPLKRLVTRLLILVVAMFAFGFALVPIYDVMCKAFGINGKTAGQYEGEQVVDLSRQVRVQFLSTNAIDMVWDFYAKADEVVVNPGAVTEMLFVAYNPTDKPMTAQAVPSISPAEAAMYFHKTECFCFTQQVLQPGQRIEMPVRFIVDRDMPKDVKHLTLAYTLFDITARQPPVAAHSGG, encoded by the coding sequence ATGGCTGAGTCCGTGCCGCTCAAGCGCCTGGTCACCCGCCTGCTGATCCTGGTGGTGGCGATGTTCGCCTTCGGTTTTGCGCTGGTGCCGATCTACGACGTGATGTGCAAGGCGTTCGGCATCAACGGCAAGACTGCAGGGCAGTACGAGGGCGAGCAGGTCGTTGACCTGTCGCGTCAGGTGCGGGTGCAGTTCTTGTCCACCAATGCCATCGACATGGTCTGGGATTTCTACGCGAAGGCGGACGAAGTGGTGGTCAACCCGGGTGCGGTGACCGAGATGCTGTTCGTGGCCTACAACCCCACCGACAAGCCGATGACCGCCCAGGCCGTACCCAGTATCTCGCCGGCCGAAGCGGCGATGTATTTCCACAAGACCGAGTGCTTTTGCTTCACCCAGCAAGTGCTACAGCCAGGCCAGCGGATCGAGATGCCAGTGCGTTTCATTGTCGACCGCGACATGCCCAAGGATGTGAAGCATCTGACCCTGGCGTACACGCTGTTTGATATCACTGCGCGCCAACCGCCGGTGGCTGCCCATAGCGGCGGCTAG
- a CDS encoding cytochrome c oxidase subunit 3, whose product MSTHDTYYVPAQSKWPIIATIGLLVTVYGLAVWFNDLKAARPESHGPWIFFVGGLLVAYMLFGWFGAVIKESRAGLYSAQMDRSFRWGMSWFIFSEVMFFIAFFGALFYVRHLSGPWLGGEGHKGVAHMLWPNFEFAWPLLNNPDPKMYPAPEGTISPWGLPLVNTLLLVSSSVTITIAHHALRKGHRGALKVWLALTVLLGLAFLGFQAEEYIHAYKELGLTLGSGVYGATFFMLTGFHGAHVTIGTLILFVMLMRILKGHFNAEHQFGFEAASWYWHFVDVVWIGLFFFVYVL is encoded by the coding sequence ATGTCGACTCATGATACGTACTACGTACCGGCGCAAAGCAAATGGCCGATAATTGCCACGATTGGCCTGCTGGTCACGGTGTACGGCCTGGCCGTGTGGTTCAACGACCTGAAGGCAGCACGCCCAGAATCCCACGGCCCGTGGATCTTCTTCGTCGGTGGCCTGCTGGTGGCCTATATGCTGTTTGGCTGGTTCGGCGCCGTGATCAAGGAAAGTCGCGCGGGTTTGTACAGCGCCCAGATGGACCGCTCGTTTCGCTGGGGCATGAGCTGGTTCATCTTTTCCGAAGTGATGTTCTTTATCGCGTTCTTCGGTGCGCTGTTTTATGTGCGGCACCTCTCCGGCCCCTGGCTGGGCGGCGAAGGTCACAAGGGCGTTGCGCACATGCTGTGGCCGAACTTCGAGTTTGCCTGGCCACTGCTCAACAACCCTGATCCCAAAATGTATCCCGCGCCGGAAGGCACCATCAGTCCTTGGGGCCTGCCGCTGGTCAATACCCTCTTGCTGGTGAGTTCCAGCGTCACCATCACCATCGCCCACCATGCCCTGCGCAAAGGCCATCGCGGCGCGCTGAAGGTCTGGCTGGCGCTTACCGTGCTGCTGGGCCTGGCGTTCCTCGGGTTCCAGGCCGAGGAATACATCCACGCCTATAAAGAGCTGGGCCTGACATTGGGCTCGGGGGTGTATGGCGCGACGTTCTTCATGCTCACGGGCTTCCACGGCGCCCACGTCACCATTGGCACCCTCATCCTGTTCGTGATGCTGATGCGCATCCTCAAGGGGCATTTCAATGCCGAGCACCAGTTTGGTTTCGAAGCCGCCAGTTGGTATTGGCACTTTGTGGATGTGGTGTGGATCGGGCTGTTTTTCTTTGTCTATGTGCTGTGA
- a CDS encoding twin transmembrane helix small protein: MLKAAIALMLIATVVSLFSGLFFLVKDEGNSNRLVTALTVRVVLAVITLALITWGFFSGQLVSHAPW; this comes from the coding sequence ATGCTCAAAGCCGCTATTGCCCTGATGCTGATCGCGACCGTCGTGAGCCTGTTCAGTGGCTTGTTCTTCCTGGTCAAGGACGAGGGCAACTCCAACCGCCTCGTCACTGCCTTGACCGTGCGTGTCGTACTGGCCGTGATCACCCTGGCGTTGATCACCTGGGGGTTTTTCAGTGGCCAACTGGTTTCTCATGCGCCGTGGTAA
- a CDS encoding SURF1 family protein: MKTSIASAAKRFRPGIAPTLVVLVLLPLMVGLGFWQLSRGHEKQRLVDSYTERRAADPISSAQLNDMADPAFRRVRLRGQLDAEHSIFLDNRLRDGKAGVELLQPFHDQASGQWLLLNRGWLPWPDRRTPPVFSTPDQPLNLDAWVYVAPGETFQLHADPTGAQWPRLLTALHPGALWAELGRSGFAYELRAEAGPGTYETTWPIVAMGPEKHLAYAVQWFAMSLALLALYLYLGWHNKKEKPHGSGHESTQHV; this comes from the coding sequence ATGAAAACAAGTATAGCCAGCGCCGCAAAACGCTTTCGTCCAGGGATCGCACCCACCTTAGTGGTGCTGGTCCTGCTGCCGTTGATGGTGGGCCTGGGGTTCTGGCAACTGTCTCGTGGCCATGAAAAGCAGCGGCTGGTGGACAGTTATACCGAGCGGCGCGCGGCGGACCCGATCAGCAGTGCGCAACTCAACGACATGGCTGACCCGGCCTTTCGCCGCGTGCGGCTGCGCGGGCAACTCGATGCCGAACATAGCATCTTCCTCGACAACCGCCTGCGCGACGGCAAGGCCGGCGTCGAACTGCTGCAGCCTTTCCACGACCAGGCCAGCGGGCAGTGGCTGTTGCTCAATCGCGGCTGGTTACCCTGGCCGGATCGGCGCACGCCGCCGGTCTTCAGCACTCCGGATCAACCGTTGAACCTGGATGCCTGGGTCTATGTCGCTCCCGGCGAAACCTTCCAGCTGCACGCCGACCCGACGGGTGCGCAATGGCCGCGACTGCTGACGGCATTGCACCCTGGCGCGTTGTGGGCAGAGTTGGGGCGCAGCGGTTTCGCCTACGAGCTACGGGCCGAAGCCGGCCCGGGTACCTATGAAACCACCTGGCCTATCGTGGCCATGGGGCCGGAAAAACACCTGGCTTACGCCGTGCAGTGGTTCGCCATGTCGCTTGCCCTGCTGGCGCTTTATCTCTACCTCGGATGGCACAACAAAAAGGAGAAGCCCCATGGGAGCGGCCATGAATCCACTCAACATGTCTGA
- a CDS encoding COX15/CtaA family protein, translated as MAKPGFRLALFATLLALIVVLLGAYTRLTHAGLGCPDWPGCYGFISVPNTEAQLAHAQLHFPDTPVEADKGWAEMTHRYFAGTLGLLIVLLAARAWSHRRDPGQPVKLPLFVLAVVVAQAAFGMWTVTLKLWPQVVTGHLLGGFATLSLLFLLTLRLSGVLPALIVPKRLQYWATAGLVLVIGQIALGGWVSSNYAAVACIDLPTCHGQWWPAADFANGFHLTQHIGPNYLGGQLDSEARTAIHLTHRIGAVIVSLVLLGLAWQLRAVGMTRLAGVLLIALAAQICLGLSNVYFHLPLPVAVGHNAGGAALLLTLVLVNYHARTSLVRVRNQLPFGWRFIPRKQVSGLITLKGEMPWRP; from the coding sequence ATGGCCAAACCTGGATTTCGCCTCGCGTTGTTTGCCACCTTGCTGGCGCTGATCGTGGTGCTGCTCGGCGCCTATACGCGCCTGACCCACGCCGGCCTCGGTTGCCCGGACTGGCCCGGCTGCTACGGCTTCATCAGCGTGCCCAACACCGAAGCCCAACTGGCCCATGCGCAGCTGCATTTCCCCGATACGCCGGTGGAGGCGGACAAGGGGTGGGCCGAGATGACTCATCGCTACTTTGCCGGCACCTTGGGCTTGCTGATCGTGCTGCTGGCCGCGCGCGCGTGGAGCCATCGGCGCGATCCGGGCCAGCCGGTGAAGTTGCCGCTATTTGTGCTGGCGGTGGTGGTCGCGCAGGCCGCATTCGGCATGTGGACGGTGACGCTGAAACTGTGGCCGCAGGTGGTCACCGGGCATTTATTGGGCGGCTTTGCGACCTTGAGCCTGCTGTTTCTGCTGACCCTGCGCTTGTCCGGCGTACTGCCCGCCTTGATCGTGCCCAAGCGCCTGCAATATTGGGCGACCGCCGGCCTGGTGCTGGTGATCGGCCAGATTGCGTTGGGTGGCTGGGTCAGCTCCAACTACGCGGCGGTGGCGTGTATCGATTTACCGACGTGCCATGGCCAATGGTGGCCTGCAGCGGATTTCGCGAATGGCTTTCATCTGACCCAGCACATCGGCCCCAACTACCTTGGCGGGCAGTTGGACAGCGAGGCGCGCACGGCCATCCACCTCACCCACCGCATCGGGGCTGTCATCGTCAGCCTGGTGCTGCTCGGCTTGGCCTGGCAGCTGCGCGCGGTCGGTATGACACGGCTGGCCGGCGTGTTGCTGATCGCCCTCGCGGCGCAAATCTGCCTGGGCTTGAGCAACGTATATTTTCATCTGCCACTGCCGGTCGCGGTAGGGCATAACGCCGGCGGTGCTGCCTTGCTGCTGACGCTGGTACTGGTCAACTATCACGCCCGCACGAGCCTCGTCAGGGTGCGCAACCAGTTGCCGTTCGGCTGGCGCTTTATCCCGCGCAAACAGGTCTCGGGCCTGATTACCCTTAAAGGAGAGATGCCATGGCGACCTTGA
- the cyoE gene encoding heme o synthase, with amino-acid sequence MATLISARPGQAIWRDYLELTKPKVVVLMLITSLVGMFLATRAGVPWTVLVFGNLGIALCAGGAAAVNHVVDRRIDAVMARTHKRPLAQGRVSPLAALAFALFLAVAGLALLLAFTNPLAAWLTLASLLGYAVIYTGFLKRATPQNIVIGGLAGAAPPLLGWVAVTGHVSAEPLLLVLIIFAWTPPHFWALAIHRKEEYAKADIPMLPVTHGEHYTKVHILLYTFALLAVSLMPYVIHMSGLLYLACALLLGGRFLQWAWVLYRGGRPHAAINTFKYSIWYLLLLFIALLVDHYLLLNL; translated from the coding sequence ATGGCGACCTTGATCAGCGCGCGCCCCGGCCAGGCGATCTGGCGTGATTACCTGGAGCTGACCAAGCCGAAGGTGGTGGTGCTGATGCTCATCACCTCGCTGGTGGGGATGTTCCTGGCGACGCGTGCCGGCGTACCGTGGACGGTGCTGGTGTTTGGCAACCTGGGGATTGCGCTGTGTGCGGGTGGTGCGGCGGCGGTCAACCATGTGGTGGATCGGCGCATCGACGCGGTGATGGCGCGTACCCACAAGCGACCGTTGGCGCAGGGGCGGGTGTCGCCGTTGGCGGCATTGGCGTTTGCATTGTTTCTGGCTGTTGCAGGATTGGCGCTGTTGCTGGCGTTCACCAATCCGCTGGCGGCCTGGCTGACGCTGGCCTCGCTGCTCGGTTATGCGGTGATCTACACCGGCTTTCTCAAGCGCGCGACGCCGCAGAATATCGTCATTGGTGGCCTCGCCGGTGCGGCGCCGCCGCTGCTGGGATGGGTCGCGGTCACCGGCCACGTGAGCGCCGAACCGTTGCTGCTGGTGCTGATCATCTTCGCCTGGACCCCGCCGCACTTCTGGGCCCTGGCCATCCATCGCAAGGAGGAATACGCCAAGGCCGACATCCCGATGTTGCCGGTGACCCATGGCGAGCACTACACCAAGGTGCACATCCTGCTCTATACCTTCGCCCTGCTGGCGGTGAGCCTGATGCCCTATGTGATTCATATGAGCGGCCTGCTGTACCTCGCGTGCGCACTGCTATTGGGCGGGCGCTTTCTGCAATGGGCCTGGGTGTTGTACCGTGGCGGTCGGCCGCACGCGGCGATCAACACCTTCAAGTACTCTATCTGGTACTTGCTGCTGCTGTTTATTGCCCTGCTCGTAGACCACTACCTACTGTTGAACCTATGA
- a CDS encoding SCO family protein has protein sequence MTRTQKTVFILVALVALIMGLTVNKVLSGKGQGDPTALIDAGIILLPQSRQLPPVTMTNQEGQPVLVNDLKGKWSLLFFGYTFCPDICPTTLAQLRQIKSELPKEAVDKLQVILVSVDPNRDTPNQLKQYLGYFDPQFQGLTGANVEEVQKVSNAVSIPFIPADTSKPNYTVDHSGNLALIGPDGTQRGFIRAPLNNQKLVAQLPVLLKRP, from the coding sequence ATGACTCGAACTCAAAAAACTGTCTTCATCCTGGTGGCCCTGGTGGCATTGATCATGGGCCTGACCGTCAACAAAGTGCTCTCGGGCAAGGGCCAGGGCGACCCCACCGCCTTGATCGACGCCGGCATCATCCTGCTGCCGCAAAGCCGCCAGCTGCCGCCAGTGACCATGACCAACCAGGAAGGCCAGCCAGTGCTGGTCAACGACCTGAAAGGCAAGTGGAGCCTGCTGTTCTTCGGCTACACCTTCTGCCCGGACATCTGCCCGACCACCCTCGCCCAACTGCGCCAGATCAAGAGCGAACTGCCCAAGGAGGCGGTGGACAAGTTGCAGGTGATCCTGGTCAGTGTCGACCCGAACCGTGATACGCCGAACCAGCTCAAGCAGTACCTGGGTTATTTCGACCCGCAGTTCCAGGGCCTGACCGGCGCGAATGTGGAGGAGGTGCAGAAGGTCTCGAATGCGGTGAGCATTCCGTTCATCCCGGCCGATACCAGCAAGCCGAACTACACCGTCGACCACAGCGGCAACCTGGCGTTGATCGGGCCGGATGGGACGCAGCGTGGGTTTATTCGTGCGCCGTTGAATAACCAGAAGCTGGTCGCGCAGTTGCCGGTGTTGTTGAAGCGTCCATAA
- a CDS encoding MetQ/NlpA family ABC transporter substrate-binding protein, which produces MKKLLVAFAAVAAFSAHAETITVAASPVPHAQILEFVKPALAKEGVDLQVKVFTDYVQPNVQVAEKRLDANFFQHQPYLDEFNKAKGTHLVSVGAVHLEPLGAYSSKYKKLDDLPSGANVVIPNDATNGGRALLLLAKNGLITLKDPTNILSTIKDITKNDKNLKFRELEAATLPRVLTQVDLALINTNYALEAKLDPSKDALVIEGSDSPYVNILVTREDNKDSDAVKKLVAALHTPEVKQFIEEKYKGAIKPAF; this is translated from the coding sequence ATGAAAAAACTACTGGTTGCTTTCGCCGCCGTTGCCGCGTTTTCCGCCCATGCCGAGACCATCACGGTCGCCGCTTCGCCGGTTCCCCACGCGCAAATCCTCGAATTCGTGAAACCTGCCCTCGCCAAGGAAGGTGTAGACCTGCAGGTCAAAGTCTTCACCGACTACGTGCAGCCAAACGTACAAGTCGCCGAAAAGCGCCTGGACGCCAACTTCTTCCAGCACCAGCCGTACCTGGATGAATTCAACAAAGCCAAGGGCACTCACTTGGTGAGCGTCGGTGCTGTGCACCTGGAGCCCCTGGGCGCCTACTCCAGCAAGTACAAGAAGCTCGACGATCTGCCAAGCGGCGCCAACGTGGTGATCCCGAACGACGCCACCAACGGCGGCCGCGCGCTGTTGCTGCTGGCCAAGAACGGCCTGATCACCCTGAAGGACCCGACCAACATCCTGTCGACCATCAAGGACATCACCAAGAACGACAAGAACCTCAAGTTCCGCGAACTGGAAGCCGCCACCCTGCCGCGCGTGCTGACCCAGGTCGACCTGGCGCTGATCAACACCAACTACGCGCTGGAAGCCAAGCTGGACCCTTCCAAGGATGCGCTGGTCATCGAAGGCAGCGACTCGCCTTACGTGAACATCCTGGTGACCCGCGAAGACAACAAGGACTCGGACGCCGTGAAGAAGCTGGTTGCAGCCCTGCACACGCCTGAAGTGAAGCAATTCATCGAAGAGAAGTACAAAGGCGCGATCAAGCCCGCGTTCTGA